One stretch of Rattus norvegicus strain BN/NHsdMcwi chromosome 12, GRCr8, whole genome shotgun sequence DNA includes these proteins:
- the Cox19 gene encoding COX19 cytochrome c oxidase assembly homolog: MSTAMNFGTKSFQPRPPDKGSFPLDHFGECKSFKEKFMKCLRDKNYENALCRNESKEYLMCRMQRQLMAPEPLEKLGFRDIMEEKPEAKDKC; encoded by the exons ATGTCGACCGCAATGAACTTCGGGACCAAAAGCTTCCAGCCGCGGCCCCCAGACAAAGGCAGCTTCCCGCTAGACCACTTCG gtgAGTGTAAAAGCTTTAAGGAAAAATTCATGAAGTGTCTCCGCGACAAGAACTATGAAAATGCTCTGTGCAGAAATGAATCTAAAGAGTATTTAATGTGCAGGATGCAAAG gcagctgatGGCACCAGAACCACTAGAGAAACTCGGCTTTAGAGACATAATGGAGGAGAAACCGGAGGCAAAGGACAAATGTTGA